In a genomic window of Mesoplasma tabanidae:
- a CDS encoding YitT family ABC transporter, which yields MARKKRIKIYSSNGKKALLLSPEEILIIKNDPSYEKNYEAEFNKGKQAFEVRNYYAIGFWNDLLYVLIGAFLSTIAIDYFISITGNAGLFPGGLGAIARFFSIIGANNITVSASTLYFIIYFIMNIPLVIFGFIKIGWKFSTLTLIYSIVSIFFDLILQNIPYINPNELSLLIDYNLISTLPGAWGAIIWIFAFAIFGGMINGFSYSITYKGNASTGGSDWITYYYSKKLNKDIGSLNIKINIFILFIVICLNTIILKTEDIDQTIKLSAVYNEYDNWNSLISSDLGMKLDNIFSATDKNSSDLFKSWDMLKNGNWNNEDWFNISKYVSATNEFDSTYTTSLILKMKFKWIIGPSLFASLILIIIQGLTVNKLYPKNKVLNLFISTTKINDIQQYLFSVGYTNNIFIWRTVTSKKNAWNDQEQDLIMISMPLLYFKKIEDYLLKIDEDMIINIIGSNSVKGKNFSYTFDNELRDKALTEEFLNNGKLMKKIESNTIIKTHKKLKKNGDNIQNEV from the coding sequence ATGGCAAGAAAAAAAAGAATAAAAATTTATTCGTCAAATGGTAAAAAAGCATTACTACTTTCTCCCGAGGAAATCTTAATAATAAAAAATGATCCCAGTTATGAAAAAAACTATGAAGCTGAGTTTAATAAAGGGAAGCAAGCCTTTGAAGTACGTAACTATTACGCAATAGGTTTTTGAAATGATCTTTTATATGTTCTAATTGGTGCTTTTCTTTCAACAATAGCAATTGATTATTTCATTTCCATAACAGGTAATGCTGGTCTTTTCCCAGGAGGATTGGGAGCTATTGCTCGTTTCTTCTCTATTATTGGAGCAAATAATATTACAGTATCTGCAAGTACTCTTTATTTTATAATTTATTTTATTATGAATATTCCTTTAGTAATTTTTGGGTTCATAAAGATTGGTTGAAAATTTTCAACTTTAACATTAATTTACTCTATTGTTTCAATTTTTTTTGACCTTATATTACAAAACATTCCTTATATTAATCCTAATGAGTTAAGTTTACTAATTGATTACAATTTAATAAGTACACTTCCTGGAGCATGAGGAGCAATTATTTGAATTTTTGCATTCGCAATTTTTGGTGGAATGATTAATGGATTTAGTTATTCAATAACATATAAAGGAAATGCATCAACTGGTGGAAGTGATTGAATAACTTATTATTATTCAAAAAAATTAAATAAAGATATTGGTTCTTTAAATATTAAAATTAATATTTTTATTTTATTTATAGTTATTTGTTTAAATACAATTATTTTAAAAACTGAAGATATTGATCAAACAATTAAATTAAGTGCTGTTTATAATGAATATGATAATTGAAATTCATTAATAAGTTCTGATTTGGGTATGAAGTTAGATAATATATTTAGTGCGACTGACAAAAATAGTTCAGATTTATTTAAAAGTTGAGATATGTTAAAAAATGGAAACTGAAATAATGAAGATTGATTCAATATTTCAAAATATGTGTCAGCTACAAATGAATTTGATTCAACTTATACAACATCGCTTATTTTAAAAATGAAATTTAAATGAATCATAGGTCCAAGTTTATTTGCTTCTTTAATATTAATTATTATTCAAGGATTAACAGTTAATAAACTTTATCCAAAAAACAAAGTTTTAAACTTGTTTATTTCAACAACTAAAATTAATGACATCCAACAATACTTATTTAGTGTTGGATATACTAACAACATTTTTATTTGAAGAACAGTAACTTCTAAGAAAAATGCATGAAATGATCAAGAACAAGATTTAATTATGATTTCAATGCCATTGTTATACTTTAAAAAAATTGAAGATTACTTATTAAAAATTGATGAAGATATGATTATTAACATTATTGGCAGCAATTCTGTTAAAGGTAAGAACTTTAGTTATACTTTTGATAATGAATTACGTGATAAAGCATTGACAGAAGAATTCTTGAATAATGGTAAATTAATGAAAAAGATTGAAAGTAACACTATCATTAAAACACATAAGAAATTGAAAAAAAATGGTGATAATATACAAAATGAGGTATAA